The following coding sequences are from one Candidatus Zixiibacteriota bacterium window:
- a CDS encoding VOC family protein, protein MGQPVVHFEIAGRDYRKSIAFYRNLFDWTIEEVGAFPYGMVQAAGERAIGGGISPVAPGGRPGVTVYVMVDDLQTYLERAQQLGGKTVTPPSPIPGIGEFAMFADPDGNVIGLFKAK, encoded by the coding sequence ATGGGACAGCCGGTCGTGCATTTTGAAATCGCCGGGCGGGACTACCGGAAATCAATCGCGTTCTATCGAAACCTTTTTGACTGGACGATCGAAGAGGTCGGCGCCTTTCCCTACGGCATGGTGCAGGCGGCCGGAGAGCGGGCCATCGGCGGCGGGATCAGCCCGGTCGCGCCGGGCGGTCGGCCCGGGGTGACGGTGTACGTGATGGTCGACGATCTCCAGACCTACCTCGAGCGGGCGCAGCAGCTCGGCGGGAAAACCGTGACGCCGCCCTCGCCCATTCCCGGCATCGGGGAATTCGCCATGTTCGCCGATCCCGACGGGAACGTGATCGGGCTGTTCAAGGCGAAGTAG
- a CDS encoding UvrB/UvrC motif-containing protein, with translation MLCQDCNKNEATVHLTQIVNNQKTMLNLCKQCAAARGFHSPLENVPFPLAEILSGFASSPQGAPPVDTGDPLTCPGCGLTFQAFTRQGRFGCGECYKAFRSRLEPIMRKIHGASLHRGQRPVTVIDGAADDDAIPVKEEERLEAELAKAIESEDFERAAEIRDKLKTIREESSLHR, from the coding sequence ATGTTGTGTCAGGACTGCAACAAGAACGAGGCGACGGTTCACCTCACGCAGATTGTCAACAACCAGAAGACGATGCTGAACCTGTGCAAGCAGTGCGCGGCCGCCCGCGGCTTCCACTCCCCCCTGGAAAACGTTCCCTTCCCCCTGGCCGAAATCCTCTCCGGCTTCGCCTCCTCCCCCCAGGGCGCGCCGCCGGTCGACACCGGCGACCCGCTCACCTGCCCCGGCTGCGGCCTCACCTTCCAGGCTTTCACCCGCCAGGGCCGCTTCGGCTGCGGCGAATGCTACAAAGCTTTCCGCTCCCGCCTCGAACCGATCATGCGCAAAATCCACGGCGCCTCCCTCCACCGCGGCCAGCGCCCCGTCACCGTCATCGACGGCGCGGCGGACGATGATGCCATCCCCGTCAAAGAGGAGGAGCGCCTCGAGGCGGAGCTGGCCAAAGCTATCGAGAGCGAAGATTTCGAGCGGGCCGCTGAAATCCGCGACAAACTCAAAACGATCCGCGAGGAATCATCCCTTCACCGGTAG
- a CDS encoding ATP-dependent Clp protease ATP-binding subunit, which produces MNEMFTEGARKAIEYARDEASRLRHDYIGTEHLLLGLIRLGEGRAVEIIVNLGLDLNDLKQSVEEVVQPSGGTMTMGQLPLTARAKKTLEVSGQEARALKSKDIDTEHILLALLKDEEGVAAQVLSTYEIDYKEAYEELKNIQNGRPSSYKKKRKKSKTPALDHFGRDLTELARRGKLDPIVGRANEIERVAQVLSRRKKNNPVLIGEPGVGKTAIVEGLAQRIVENRVPQTLENKRVVTLDMASLVAGTKYRGQFEERLKAVLNEIINAEDVIIFIDEIHTIVGAGGAEGSLDASNIFKPSLARGELRCIGATTMNEYRKYIEKDGALDRRFQTVMVDPPSEEDTIRILKGLRSQYEKHHRLVISDEAIEAAVKMSNRYITGKFQPDKAIDLIDEAGSRAHLATFTRPARFAEIEGQIQELQQRKEKSVKNQAFETAAQLRDELKAKKDELARLTETWEKTRESETVTLTADDVATVLSKITGIPLFRLEESESKRLLRMEEELRKAIVGQDEAISAISKAIRRARAGLGDPRRPIGTFMFLGPTGVGKTELARALAMFLFEDANSLIRIDMSEYMEKFAVSRLIGAPPGYVGYEEGGQLTEKVRRKPYSVVLLDEIEKAHPDVFNILLQLFDDGALTDSFGRKVDFKNTVVIMTSNLGTRQLRDQKTVGFDAEAVDLGYDSMSRKIREELKKAFNPELLNRIDETVVFRSLTKEDIKQIIDIQVQDTAKQLAEKGIAFKLTDSAKEFICEKGWEPEYGARPLRRSLRKYLEDPLSEELLRGQYAGDCELVVTAGRTELIFSFNTKEPEAAGSGGQHALER; this is translated from the coding sequence ATGAATGAGATGTTCACCGAAGGTGCCCGCAAAGCCATCGAGTACGCCCGCGACGAGGCCTCCCGGCTCCGGCACGACTACATCGGAACCGAACACCTGCTGCTGGGACTGATCCGGCTGGGTGAGGGCCGAGCGGTCGAGATTATCGTCAACCTCGGACTCGACCTCAACGACCTGAAGCAGTCCGTGGAAGAGGTGGTCCAGCCCTCCGGCGGCACCATGACCATGGGCCAGCTGCCCCTCACTGCCCGGGCCAAGAAGACCCTCGAGGTGTCCGGCCAGGAAGCGCGGGCGCTCAAATCGAAGGATATCGACACCGAACACATCCTCCTGGCGCTGCTCAAGGACGAAGAGGGCGTCGCCGCCCAGGTCCTCTCCACCTACGAGATCGACTACAAAGAGGCCTACGAGGAGCTCAAGAACATTCAGAACGGGCGTCCTTCCTCTTACAAGAAGAAGCGCAAAAAGTCGAAGACTCCGGCGCTGGACCACTTCGGCCGCGACCTGACCGAGCTGGCCCGCCGCGGCAAGCTCGATCCCATCGTCGGCCGCGCCAACGAAATCGAGCGCGTCGCCCAGGTCCTCTCGCGCCGCAAGAAGAACAACCCCGTCCTCATCGGCGAACCGGGCGTTGGCAAGACCGCCATCGTCGAGGGCCTCGCCCAGCGCATCGTCGAAAACCGCGTCCCCCAGACCCTCGAAAACAAACGGGTCGTCACCCTCGACATGGCCTCCCTCGTCGCCGGCACCAAGTACCGCGGCCAGTTCGAGGAACGCCTCAAAGCCGTCCTCAACGAGATTATCAACGCCGAGGACGTCATCATCTTCATCGATGAAATCCACACCATCGTCGGCGCCGGCGGCGCCGAGGGTTCACTCGATGCCTCCAACATCTTCAAGCCCTCGCTCGCCCGCGGCGAACTCCGCTGCATCGGCGCCACCACCATGAACGAGTACCGGAAGTACATCGAGAAGGACGGCGCTCTCGACCGCCGCTTCCAGACGGTCATGGTCGACCCCCCCTCCGAGGAAGACACGATCCGCATCCTCAAGGGGCTTCGCTCGCAGTACGAGAAACACCACCGCCTGGTGATCTCCGACGAGGCGATTGAAGCGGCGGTGAAGATGTCCAACCGGTATATTACGGGCAAATTCCAGCCGGACAAGGCGATCGACCTCATCGACGAGGCCGGCTCCCGCGCCCACCTCGCCACCTTCACCCGCCCGGCCAGGTTCGCGGAAATCGAAGGCCAGATCCAGGAACTCCAGCAGCGCAAGGAGAAATCGGTCAAGAACCAGGCTTTCGAAACCGCCGCCCAGCTGCGCGATGAACTGAAAGCGAAAAAGGATGAACTCGCCCGTTTGACCGAAACCTGGGAAAAGACCCGCGAGAGCGAGACGGTCACCCTGACGGCCGATGATGTCGCGACCGTGCTGTCGAAAATCACCGGCATCCCTCTCTTCCGCCTCGAGGAGAGCGAGTCCAAGCGCCTCCTGCGCATGGAGGAAGAGTTGCGCAAGGCGATCGTCGGCCAGGACGAGGCCATCTCGGCCATCTCCAAAGCCATCCGCCGGGCCCGCGCCGGCCTCGGCGACCCGCGCCGGCCGATCGGCACCTTCATGTTCCTCGGCCCGACCGGGGTCGGCAAGACCGAACTCGCCCGCGCCCTGGCCATGTTCCTCTTCGAGGACGCCAACTCCCTCATCCGCATCGACATGTCCGAGTATATGGAGAAGTTCGCCGTCTCCCGCCTCATCGGAGCGCCCCCGGGATACGTCGGCTACGAAGAGGGCGGCCAGCTGACCGAAAAGGTCCGCCGCAAACCCTACTCGGTCGTCCTCCTCGACGAAATCGAGAAGGCCCATCCCGACGTCTTCAACATCCTCCTCCAGTTGTTCGACGACGGCGCGCTCACCGACAGCTTCGGCCGCAAGGTCGACTTCAAGAATACCGTGGTCATCATGACCTCCAACCTCGGCACCCGCCAGTTGCGCGACCAGAAGACGGTCGGGTTCGACGCCGAGGCGGTGGATCTGGGGTACGACTCAATGTCCCGGAAGATTCGCGAGGAGCTCAAGAAGGCCTTCAATCCGGAACTGCTCAACCGGATCGACGAGACGGTCGTGTTCCGCTCGCTGACCAAGGAGGATATCAAGCAGATCATCGATATCCAGGTGCAGGACACCGCCAAGCAGCTCGCGGAGAAAGGCATCGCCTTCAAACTGACCGACTCGGCCAAGGAGTTCATCTGCGAGAAGGGCTGGGAACCCGAGTACGGCGCCCGGCCGCTCCGCCGCTCGCTGCGCAAGTACCTCGAGGACCCGCTCTCCGAGGAGTTGCTGCGCGGGCAGTACGCCGGCGACTGCGAACTGGTGGTCACCGCCGGCCGCACGGAGCTGATCTTCAGCTTCAACACGAAAGAGCCTGAGGCGGCCGGTTCGGGCGGCCAGCACGCTCTCGAGCGCTAG
- a CDS encoding T9SS type A sorting domain-containing protein yields the protein MSTIREIRGSAMQIVRLAAAVAALAMVGLPVAGLSADLKIEKAYLAYQGCPGDVSVSVENLDFALGRFRLLIAVNEAATAPVRVDPGATLAACGYEQFGYRLITDTAGNYDLGPFTRLIEITGTLAAPGGDYPCAGAGATVELARLHLLATNDRDWECLAVPVVFFWRDCLDNALVSRQGDTMEAVGALFSLQGEDISTFYAFPGFGPPDPSCEGPAGVTLVRGLNGHWGGVDFVCSDRAWDCNDFSGDLNLNGFRLEASDLVLYADYFQFGLGVFRVSVEGQIAASDIDCDGSTLSVHDLYAMMRRIAGDWYPATWKAARSKTAEATLTAVRDAAGVTFTLTAPSGIGAGWLRFDADEAAAIAVTGAPAALGRFDGRASVLLADLDGLRLAVPPGETVTIRVEDPAAEAALAELVGPSGETVAVKEASPLPQTFALAQNYPNPFNPTTCIEFVLPQAVDWQLDVLNVLGQRVAMFAGHADGRVAVTWDAGQCASGVYLYRLRAGDFAATRRMVLLR from the coding sequence ATGTCCACGATCCGTGAAATCCGGGGGAGTGCCATGCAGATTGTCAGATTAGCCGCCGCGGTTGCGGCGCTCGCAATGGTCGGCCTGCCGGTGGCCGGTCTGAGCGCCGATCTGAAAATTGAGAAAGCGTATCTCGCCTATCAGGGTTGCCCGGGGGACGTCTCCGTTTCCGTTGAGAATCTCGATTTCGCGCTGGGTCGGTTCCGCCTGCTGATTGCGGTCAATGAGGCGGCGACGGCGCCGGTGCGGGTGGATCCGGGAGCCACGCTCGCAGCGTGCGGGTACGAGCAGTTCGGCTACCGCCTGATAACCGATACCGCGGGGAACTACGATCTGGGACCGTTCACGCGGCTGATCGAGATCACGGGGACGCTGGCCGCGCCGGGCGGCGACTACCCCTGCGCGGGTGCCGGCGCGACGGTCGAACTGGCCCGCCTCCACCTCTTGGCCACCAACGATCGGGATTGGGAGTGCCTCGCCGTGCCGGTGGTGTTTTTCTGGCGGGATTGTCTCGACAACGCTCTTGTCAGCCGACAGGGAGACACCATGGAGGCGGTCGGGGCGCTGTTCTCCCTTCAAGGGGAGGACATCAGCACGTTTTACGCATTCCCCGGTTTCGGTCCTCCGGATCCATCGTGTGAGGGGCCCGCGGGGGTGACGCTGGTGCGCGGACTGAACGGCCACTGGGGGGGAGTCGATTTTGTCTGCTCCGACCGCGCGTGGGACTGCAACGACTTCAGCGGCGACCTCAATCTCAACGGCTTCCGGCTGGAGGCCTCCGACCTTGTCCTCTATGCAGACTACTTCCAGTTCGGGCTGGGTGTGTTCCGGGTGAGTGTCGAGGGGCAGATTGCGGCGAGCGATATCGACTGCGACGGGAGCACCCTCTCGGTTCACGACCTCTACGCGATGATGCGGCGGATCGCGGGCGACTGGTACCCGGCGACGTGGAAAGCGGCTCGCTCGAAAACTGCGGAGGCGACGCTGACAGCGGTGCGGGATGCCGCCGGGGTGACGTTCACGCTGACGGCGCCGTCCGGGATCGGAGCCGGCTGGCTGCGGTTCGACGCGGACGAGGCGGCGGCGATTGCGGTGACCGGCGCGCCGGCGGCGTTGGGCCGGTTTGACGGACGGGCGAGTGTACTGCTGGCGGATTTGGACGGTCTCCGGCTGGCCGTGCCGCCAGGCGAGACGGTCACCATCCGCGTAGAGGATCCCGCGGCCGAGGCGGCGTTGGCGGAACTCGTCGGCCCCTCCGGCGAAACGGTGGCGGTCAAGGAAGCATCCCCCCTGCCGCAGACTTTCGCGCTCGCGCAGAACTACCCGAACCCGTTTAACCCGACAACGTGCATCGAGTTTGTGCTGCCGCAGGCGGTGGACTGGCAATTGGACGTTCTCAATGTGCTGGGGCAGCGGGTGGCGATGTTCGCGGGGCACGCTGACGGCCGGGTGGCGGTGACATGGGACGCTGGCCAATGCGCCTCGGGCGTGTACCTGTATCGACTCCGGGCAGGGGATTTTGCGGCGACCCGGCGCATGGTGTTGCTCAGGTAG
- a CDS encoding squalene/phytoene synthase family protein produces MKTRTPIDFALDLDFREILTNPILDIAARVWEDDRYEAFRVCYRSMRIIDDLVDNQKAGGRTLAVEEQCLFASMIDDWINSLRRGRPADAFQEQFLETLHRYRLPLWPWEKLAEAMVYDLYHNGFATFREFLRYTEGAAVAPASVFMHLCAVRPHATGILEPAFDIRRAARPLAVFSYLVHIMRDFRKDQTAHLQYFADDLMAEEGAAPEDLQQAARGGEIVRPVRDLMGRYRELAERYRRISRRMLDRVQPDLAPRYGLSLEIIYQLYLQIFERVDPRYGDWSAAELQPPPAAVQARIEATIRTFRAA; encoded by the coding sequence ATGAAGACCCGGACTCCGATAGATTTCGCGCTCGATCTCGATTTTCGCGAGATTCTGACCAACCCGATTCTGGATATCGCGGCCCGGGTGTGGGAGGACGACCGGTACGAGGCCTTCCGCGTATGCTACCGGTCGATGCGGATCATCGACGACCTGGTGGACAATCAGAAGGCGGGGGGGCGGACGCTGGCGGTGGAGGAGCAGTGTTTGTTCGCCTCGATGATCGACGACTGGATCAATTCGCTGCGCCGCGGCCGGCCGGCCGACGCGTTCCAGGAGCAGTTTCTGGAGACGCTGCACCGCTACCGGCTGCCCCTGTGGCCCTGGGAGAAGCTGGCCGAGGCGATGGTGTACGATCTGTACCACAACGGATTCGCAACCTTCCGGGAGTTTCTTCGCTACACGGAAGGGGCGGCGGTAGCGCCGGCCTCGGTGTTTATGCACCTGTGCGCGGTGCGGCCGCACGCGACCGGGATTCTCGAGCCGGCTTTTGACATTCGCCGGGCGGCGCGGCCGCTGGCGGTGTTCTCCTACCTCGTGCATATCATGCGCGATTTCCGGAAAGATCAGACGGCGCACCTGCAGTATTTCGCCGACGACCTCATGGCGGAGGAGGGAGCCGCCCCTGAGGATCTCCAGCAGGCGGCGCGCGGCGGAGAGATTGTGCGCCCGGTCCGGGACCTGATGGGGCGGTACCGGGAGCTGGCCGAGCGTTACCGGCGGATCTCGCGGCGGATGCTCGACCGGGTCCAGCCGGACCTGGCGCCCCGCTACGGGCTCAGTCTGGAGATTATCTACCAGCTCTATCTTCAGATATTCGAACGAGTTGACCCGCGCTACGGGGACTGGTCGGCCGCCGAGCTGCAACCCCCGCCGGCGGCCGTGCAGGCGCGCATCGAGGCGACCATCCGGACTTTCCGGGCCGCCTGA
- a CDS encoding ABC transporter permease produces the protein MGYERFVARRYLRSGRFFISVSTWITILGVALGVGVVCFVMSMHNGFEAEIRTRLLGTTSHISIFPVREEFIANYRALVDSLARVPGVAAASPFIYYKAAIASESAGDGIIVRGIVPELERRASQIEKNIVGGTYNFNEIVIADDTVPGIILGKNLADRLGAVLGSEVVLYSLKGDEIRSNTRPRVAKFYVAGIFESGMFEFDSELAYISLPAAQRLFRTGDAVTTIHLRLDDVYRAEAIRPVVDSLLEHRFEVVPWNVLHRNLFAWIAIEKKVLFLGFILIVLVAAFSIISTLVMLTMEKRAEIGILKTIGSTPGSIRKIFVYKGLGIGAGGVAGGWGLALAAAWLQNRYHLVSLPPDIYFISYLPIDIHPVDFLLAGLVTVAICFLAALYPAHQASRVSVVEVLRR, from the coding sequence ATGGGCTATGAACGTTTTGTGGCGCGACGATATCTTCGGTCGGGGCGGTTCTTCATCTCCGTCTCGACCTGGATCACGATCCTCGGGGTGGCCCTCGGCGTAGGCGTCGTCTGTTTCGTCATGTCCATGCACAACGGGTTCGAGGCCGAGATCCGCACCCGTCTGCTCGGCACCACCTCCCACATCTCGATCTTCCCGGTTCGGGAGGAGTTCATCGCGAATTACCGCGCCCTGGTCGATTCCCTCGCCCGCGTTCCCGGCGTCGCCGCCGCCTCGCCCTTCATCTACTACAAGGCCGCCATCGCTTCCGAAAGCGCCGGTGACGGCATCATCGTGCGCGGCATCGTCCCCGAACTCGAGCGCCGCGCCTCCCAGATCGAAAAGAACATCGTCGGGGGAACCTACAATTTCAACGAGATCGTCATCGCCGACGACACCGTGCCGGGCATCATCCTCGGCAAGAATCTCGCCGACCGTCTGGGCGCCGTCCTCGGCTCCGAGGTTGTCCTCTACTCCCTCAAGGGCGATGAAATCCGCAGCAACACCCGCCCGCGGGTCGCCAAGTTCTATGTCGCCGGCATCTTCGAAAGCGGCATGTTCGAGTTTGACTCCGAGCTCGCCTACATCTCGCTGCCCGCGGCCCAGAGACTCTTCCGTACCGGCGACGCCGTCACCACCATCCACCTGCGCCTCGACGACGTCTACCGGGCCGAGGCGATCCGCCCGGTCGTCGATTCACTCCTCGAGCACCGTTTCGAAGTGGTCCCATGGAACGTCCTCCACCGGAATCTGTTCGCCTGGATCGCCATCGAGAAGAAGGTGCTCTTCCTGGGGTTCATTCTGATCGTGCTGGTTGCCGCTTTTTCCATCATCTCGACACTGGTTATGTTGACGATGGAGAAGCGGGCTGAAATCGGCATTCTGAAAACGATCGGTTCGACTCCCGGATCGATCCGCAAGATATTCGTGTACAAGGGCTTAGGGATCGGCGCGGGGGGCGTCGCGGGCGGCTGGGGGCTGGCGCTGGCGGCTGCCTGGCTGCAAAACCGGTACCATCTGGTCAGCCTGCCCCCCGACATCTATTTCATCAGCTACCTCCCGATCGATATCCACCCGGTCGATTTCCTGCTGGCCGGCCTGGTGACGGTGGCGATCTGCTTTTTGGCCGCCCTGTATCCGGCCCACCAGGCCTCGCGGGTGTCGGTCGTGGAGGTTTTGCGGCGCTAA
- a CDS encoding glycosyltransferase family 4 protein: protein MANAINLLVLTHNYPRRAGDHAGVFIALLAKHLEPHGLRPIVLAPHDPGAAEREDLEGVRVHRFRYAARDQDEDVAYRGHMQHIVLGSVSGVFRFRRFLHCWRAAAFDLLVRERIDAVAGHWLVPSGFVLKTIADRTTLPLVLSSHGTDVRLIRKFAGAAYRYFRPLGRRLDRWTFVSTFLRDAIAGLDPGLAPILEVLPLPHDETVFHRDPAVPREPHTIVAVTRFTPQKRVDALVKAFALVAAHRPDTRLEIYGAGPGEHGIRALIDRFGLGERVRISPPIPQDRLRTVYNRAGMVVLNSHEEGFGLALSEAMLCGAPVIGAASGGITDIIAHERRGLLVEPDNTAALAEAILRLLADHPLRARLAEAGCAFAREQFAARPLAARYAAIIHDAVARRTG from the coding sequence ATGGCGAACGCGATAAACCTGCTCGTCCTGACCCACAACTACCCCCGCCGGGCCGGGGATCACGCCGGCGTGTTCATCGCCCTCCTGGCGAAACACCTGGAGCCCCACGGTCTGCGTCCCATCGTGCTTGCCCCCCACGATCCCGGCGCCGCCGAGCGCGAGGACCTCGAGGGCGTGCGCGTGCACCGCTTCCGCTACGCTGCCCGGGATCAGGACGAGGACGTCGCCTACCGCGGCCACATGCAGCACATCGTCCTCGGCTCGGTATCGGGCGTCTTCCGGTTCCGGCGCTTCCTCCACTGCTGGCGCGCCGCCGCGTTCGATCTGCTCGTGCGCGAGCGCATCGACGCGGTTGCCGGCCACTGGCTCGTCCCCTCCGGGTTTGTCCTGAAAACAATCGCCGACCGCACCACCCTGCCGCTCGTGCTCTCGTCGCACGGCACCGATGTGCGACTGATCCGCAAGTTCGCCGGCGCCGCCTACCGCTATTTCCGGCCGCTCGGCCGGCGGCTCGACCGCTGGACTTTCGTCTCGACTTTCCTCCGCGACGCTATCGCCGGGCTCGATCCCGGGCTGGCGCCGATTCTCGAGGTCCTCCCGCTGCCGCATGACGAGACCGTATTCCACCGCGACCCGGCCGTCCCGCGCGAACCGCACACGATCGTCGCCGTCACCCGCTTCACCCCCCAGAAACGCGTCGACGCCCTCGTGAAAGCTTTCGCTCTCGTCGCCGCGCACCGCCCCGACACCCGCCTGGAGATATACGGCGCCGGTCCGGGTGAACACGGGATCCGCGCCCTGATCGACCGTTTCGGCCTGGGCGAGCGCGTACGCATCTCGCCGCCCATTCCCCAGGACCGCCTCCGCACCGTCTACAACCGGGCCGGCATGGTGGTCCTCAACTCGCACGAGGAGGGATTCGGGCTGGCGCTCTCGGAGGCGATGCTCTGCGGCGCCCCCGTGATCGGCGCCGCTTCCGGCGGCATCACCGACATCATCGCCCACGAACGGCGCGGCCTGCTCGTCGAACCCGACAACACCGCCGCCCTCGCCGAGGCGATCCTCCGCCTACTCGCCGACCATCCTCTGCGCGCCCGCCTCGCCGAGGCGGGGTGCGCTTTTGCCCGCGAGCAGTTCGCCGCCCGGCCGCTCGCCGCCCGCTACGCCGCCATCATCCACGATGCTGTCGCCCGCCGCACGGGGTGA
- a CDS encoding CoA-binding protein, with amino-acid sequence MLGASPKPDRTSFQAVRLLKEHGFHPIPVHPAGHAVDSVPGVSSLDEVAPPPDTLTVYVNAGISSDLRDAMLRLRPRRVIFNPGAENDDLAAELRAQGIEVVEACTLVMLRTGVF; translated from the coding sequence GTGCTCGGCGCATCGCCCAAACCGGACCGCACCTCTTTCCAGGCGGTCCGTCTGCTGAAGGAACACGGCTTTCACCCCATCCCGGTCCACCCGGCCGGGCATGCGGTCGACAGCGTCCCGGGGGTGAGCTCGCTGGACGAGGTAGCGCCGCCCCCCGACACGCTCACCGTCTATGTCAACGCCGGCATTTCCTCGGATCTCCGTGACGCGATGCTTCGCCTTCGCCCGCGGCGCGTGATATTCAACCCCGGGGCGGAGAACGATGATCTGGCCGCGGAACTGCGGGCGCAGGGGATCGAGGTGGTGGAGGCGTGCACGCTGGTGATGTTGCGGACAGGTGTGTTCTGA
- the rpmA gene encoding 50S ribosomal protein L27, which produces MAHKKGVGSSKNGRDSRGQRRGTKLYDGQLISAGSIIVRQCGTRIRPGANVGIGKDNTLFAKIDGIVKFQRVGREHKQVSVFAAAPETA; this is translated from the coding sequence ATGGCCCACAAGAAAGGCGTCGGCTCCTCCAAGAACGGCCGTGACTCCCGCGGCCAGCGGCGGGGGACCAAGCTGTACGACGGCCAGTTGATTTCGGCCGGCTCGATCATCGTCCGTCAGTGCGGTACCCGCATCCGCCCCGGCGCGAACGTCGGCATCGGCAAGGACAACACGCTCTTTGCGAAGATCGACGGCATCGTCAAATTCCAGCGGGTCGGGCGCGAACACAAGCAGGTGTCGGTTTTCGCCGCCGCCCCGGAAACCGCCTGA
- a CDS encoding protein arginine kinase, whose product MFEDMVKSPAVWLSGKGEESAAVLSSRVRLARNIAGCKYPPSADSETGTRIVNYVDSTVSRSDLLGRGRYVRAGDISPLDRDFLVERHLISPAFLSGDLPKALYIGSQEQVSIMVNEEDHLRIQALASGLDPRGAYAAAKQYDQEIGRHLEYDYDPDFGFLTACPTNAGTGMRASVLIHLPGLVLTREIDHVIRHITATGLIVRGFYGEGSDVLGNLFQISNQNTLGITEDDILAQIMRVTRDIIEKEAAARRRLVDEASDMIEDKIWRAYGILKHARVLTSEEVMNLLSAVRLGQAMGIIDFLSVAQINDMLLLSQPAHLQRFYGSEMDNNRRDFVRAQMVREKLRNT is encoded by the coding sequence ATGTTTGAAGATATGGTCAAGTCACCGGCCGTCTGGCTGTCGGGCAAGGGCGAGGAATCGGCCGCCGTGCTGTCCAGCCGGGTTCGCCTGGCCCGCAACATCGCCGGCTGCAAATATCCCCCCTCGGCCGACAGCGAAACCGGCACCCGCATCGTGAACTATGTCGACTCCACCGTCTCCCGCTCCGACCTTCTCGGCCGCGGCCGCTACGTCCGCGCCGGCGACATCAGCCCCCTCGACCGCGACTTCCTCGTCGAGCGCCACCTCATCTCCCCCGCCTTCCTCTCCGGCGACCTCCCCAAAGCCCTCTACATCGGGTCGCAGGAACAGGTGTCGATCATGGTCAACGAGGAAGACCACCTGCGGATACAGGCGCTGGCCTCCGGACTCGACCCGCGGGGTGCGTACGCGGCGGCCAAGCAGTACGACCAGGAGATCGGCCGCCACCTCGAGTACGACTACGACCCGGACTTTGGTTTTCTCACGGCCTGCCCGACCAACGCCGGCACGGGCATGCGCGCCTCGGTCCTCATCCACCTCCCCGGGCTCGTCCTCACCCGCGAGATCGACCATGTCATCCGCCACATCACCGCGACCGGCCTCATCGTGCGCGGGTTTTACGGGGAGGGTTCCGACGTGCTGGGGAACCTCTTCCAGATCTCCAACCAGAACACGCTCGGCATCACGGAGGACGACATCCTGGCGCAGATCATGCGCGTGACGCGCGACATCATCGAGAAGGAGGCCGCCGCCCGCCGGCGGCTGGTCGACGAGGCCTCCGATATGATCGAGGACAAGATCTGGCGGGCTTACGGCATCCTCAAACACGCCCGCGTGCTCACGTCCGAAGAGGTGATGAACCTGCTCTCTGCCGTGCGGCTGGGCCAGGCCATGGGCATCATCGACTTCCTCAGCGTGGCCCAGATCAACGACATGCTCCTGCTGTCGCAGCCCGCCCACCTCCAGCGGTTCTACGGCTCCGAGATGGACAACAACCGGCGCGATTTCGTCCGCGCCCAGATGGTGCGCGAGAAACTCCGGAACACATAG
- a CDS encoding ABC transporter ATP-binding protein: MDTHDDTILRAVDLHREFRTPDATLHVLRGINLTMPRGDTVAVTGASGVGKSTLLHLLGGLDRPTAGAVEIDGTRVDNQSEADLAAFRNRNVGFVFQFHYLLEDFSAAENVMMPVLVAGQSRTQARRRAELLLDMVGLSERKNHRPAQLSGGEQQRVAVARALANDPRIVLADEPSGDLDSATGRMLHELLFRLNREQSIALLIATHNRELADRCNRTLEIVEGKFCERS; encoded by the coding sequence ATGGACACCCACGACGACACCATCTTGCGAGCCGTTGACCTCCACCGCGAGTTCCGGACCCCGGACGCGACCCTGCACGTCCTGCGCGGCATCAACCTGACCATGCCTCGCGGCGACACCGTGGCTGTCACCGGCGCCTCCGGGGTCGGCAAATCGACCCTCCTGCACCTCCTCGGCGGCCTGGATCGGCCGACGGCCGGGGCAGTCGAGATCGACGGGACCCGGGTGGACAACCAGTCGGAGGCGGACTTGGCGGCGTTCCGCAACCGCAATGTCGGTTTCGTGTTCCAGTTTCACTACTTGCTGGAGGATTTCTCGGCGGCCGAAAACGTCATGATGCCCGTCCTCGTCGCCGGCCAGAGCCGCACCCAGGCCCGCCGGCGGGCGGAACTGTTGCTCGACATGGTCGGTTTAAGTGAGAGAAAGAACCACCGCCCGGCGCAGCTCTCCGGCGGTGAACAGCAACGGGTGGCGGTCGCCCGGGCCCTGGCCAACGATCCCCGGATCGTTCTGGCCGACGAACCCTCCGGCGACCTCGACAGTGCAACGGGACGGATGCTTCACGAACTGCTCTTCCGCCTCAATCGCGAACAGAGCATCGCCCTCCTCATCGCGACCCACAATCGCGAACTGGCCGACCGCTGCAACCGCACTTTGGAGATCGTCGAAGGCAAGTTCTGCGAGCGCTCGTAA